Genomic segment of Paenibacillus polymyxa:
AGCTACCGAATATTGAAAAGCTATTAAATGACGCACAGGCTGCAGCAGAATTCGGTCAGCAAGAGCTAACACGTCTCCAGCAGGATCTGCCACAATACCGTCAAAAACTGCATGAAGCGGCGACGACGATTCAGGGACGTATGGGCGAGTTTACGAATGCTGTGAACAAAGCCGCAGACTTCGTAAATAACGATTTGCCGGCGGTTAAAAATAAAATTCATCAGGCAGCAGATTTTGTGCGTAATGATTTGCCCAAAGCGGAACAACAGTTTGTCAAAATGGCTGATTTAATTGAAAATAAATTTCCTGAAGCTGAAAAAGCGGTACACCAAGTGGCCAATTTTGTAAGGACCGATCTTCCAGCTGCCGAGGATTCCATACGCCAGGCTGCAGACACAATTCGCAAGCTTAAGGGCGAAAATGCACTCGGACGCGCTATTGCATTGCTCAAGGGGGATGTGAAAAAGGAAAGTGATTTTCTCGGCAGTCCGGTATCGTTGAAGCAGGAGCGGATATACCCAATCCCCAACTATGGTTCTGCGATGTCACCTTTTTACACTACATTGTCGATTTGGGTGGGTGCGATGCTACTGGTCTCGATGTTCAGGGTAGATGTGGATGACCCGGAAGGACAATTTAAAAGCTACCAAGTGTATTTCGGACGGCTTATGACATTCTCCACGATTGGTATTTTTCAGGCGCTGAGCGTATCTCTCGGTGACTTGTTCCTGCTCGGGGCGTATGTGGATGCCAAAGTAGCTTTTGTACTGTCCTCTATGCTGATCAGTCTGGTGTTTACGGCGATGACCTATACACTAGTTTCTGTGTTCGGCAATATCGGCAAGGGACTGGCAGTCATCCTACTGGTGCTTCAATTCTCCAGTTCAGGAGGGACATTCCCGATTGCGACGAGTACACCGTTCTTTCAGGCGCTGAATCCGTTTGTACCATTCACCTATGCGGTTAGTCTGTTACGAGAGACAGTAGGAGGGATGTTGCCTTCGACGGTGACACGGGATGTGGTGATGCTGTTTGTATTTATCGGTGTTTGCTTCCTGTTTGGATTGGTGTTTAAGAAGCCGCTCAGCAAGCATACGAAAAAAATGGCCGAGCGAGCAAAAGAAACGAAATTGATTCCTTGATTGTAAAAAAAAGAATGAGTTACGGTGGTTGAAGTGAGCCGCTCCGCGAAGGATTTGATCTTACGATCGCTGTTGCCACGGGATTCTTTGGATTAGATAGACATGAAAAGGTAAGAATCCCGTGGCAAAGGCGAACGCTTCGCTTCTCCAGATTCAAATTCTCCGCTCCGCTGGTAACCACCGTAAAGTCACTTCTTTTAATATTTGGCGGGTAGTATAAGGGGAGATGGCCTCGCGCTTGCTGCTTCGGCGGTGCGTGGGGCTTTTTTGCATGCGCTATCCCTTTAAATTGATTTTGAGGTGTTTCAAAGGAGTTTGATTTGGTGAATAAACGAAGTATGGTCTTTTTTGGCATGTCATTTTGCGGAATTTTAAAATCCTTAAGCAAAGGCGGGAGATAGTATGGAGTATTCATACTTAGGAAAGTCAGGCTTGAAGGTTAGCCGGTTATGTCTGGGCACGATGAATTTCGGACCGGAAACCGAAGAAAAGGATGCGTTTAAAATTATGGATGCCGCACTGGATGCAGGCATTAACTTTTTTGATACAGCTAATGTATATGGCCATGATCGTAAAGGTTGGACAGAGGAAATTATCGGACGTTGGTTCCAGCAGGGCGGCGGAAGACGCGAAAAAGTCGTGTTGGCAACGAAGGTATACGGAGATATGAAAAATGAACATGACGGACCCAATGCAGGATCAGGCTTGTCTGCTTACAAAATTCGCCGTCATTTGGACGCGTCGCTGAAACGTCTTCAAACCGACCATGTAGAGCTATATCAAATGCATCACATTGACCGTAATGTGTCATGGGATGAACTATGGGGCGTATTCGAGTCCGTGGTGGATCGCGGACAGGTTGATTATATCGGTTCTAGTAATTTTGCAGGCTGGCATATTGCGGTGGCGCAGGCCGAAGCGAAGGCACGACGTTTTCTGGGGCTTGTATCCGAACAGCATTTGTACAATCTGAACGAACGTTCCGCTGAGCTTGAAGTATTACCGGCAGCTCAGGAGCTGGGTCTGGGTGTGATTCCATGGAGCCCGCTGGCGGGCGGACTGCTGGGACGGAATGCGTTAGCAGGTACTGGTTCTCGCAGCGCACGCGCCAAAGAAAAGGTGGAGCAGAATCGTGCGAAGCTGGAGCAATTTGCAGCATTGTCCCGCGAACTGGGTGAAAAAGAAGACGTGATTGCACTGGCTTGGGTACTGTCCCATCCGGCCGTAACGGCTCCAATTATCGGACCACGGACCTTAGAACAGTTAGAGGATGCTCTACGGGTACCTGAGGTCAAATTGAGCGAAGATGTGCTTGCCAAGCTGAATGAGATTTTCCCCGGTCCGGGAAAACCTGCGCCAGAAGCCTACGCTTGGTAATCATACTTCGTACTCGTCATAAAGCATCAATCTTTGTGAGAAATAATCGGCAAAAAGCAGCAGATCGGGAATAGTCTCCTTGATCTGCTGTTTTTGTACTAGTGTCCCATCCTAAATCGTGGTTGGTAAAACGGCTATAGTCAAGGGCTTATATTAAAGCTAATCGGAAAAGCTAACAACTATTCGCTAATCTTTCGTACGATCCGTACATACTCCCGGGGGAGAAAGGGAATGCTTATTAGAACAGGTTCAGCAAAATTGGCGGATCGGAATTTGTAACTTTCATTTGCTGATAACTTTTGGTTGCTCTTCACTGCTTTTTCATGGATATTATATTCAAGTCTCCAACCCACGACAAGCAACAGGATAAAGAGACTGGTGCAGATCATCACTTTGCGCATCAACATGTTAACCACTCCTTTGTATGAAGATTCTCCATTTATACTAGGTGCTATACGCAAAAGGATTTACCTTTACAATCTCCCCGGTAAACTATATAATTAAAACTAATTGTATATTGGTTTACCCGGAGGAGCCTGCCAACAGCGGGCTCTTTTTGTGTTTTTTTCGTAAATTGGAAACAGGAGGAAGAGAAAATGATGGCGGAGATGAACAATGAGAGCATTATGGTGTGTGTCCATTATGGTCCGCACGGACAGCGGTTAATTCAAAGAGGCAGCGAGTTGTCCCGGTTTCTCGGGGCTCCTTTATATGTGCTTACAGTGGATGAAACCACAGATCATGAATACAACCAAAACAAGGAACAATACCTCTCGGGATGGGAAGAGCAGACTAAAAATGCTGGAGGAGCGTTTCTGATTCGTAAATGCAATGGGAAAAAGACAGCTGAGGTGATTGTGGAGACAGCCCGGGAAAAAAAGGTTACTCAAATCATCATCGGCCAGTCCAGTCAAACGCTATGGCAAGAGATTACCCGTGGTAATTTTGTCAACGATTTGATTGAACAACTGGGTCCTATTGATCTTCATATTGTGGCTGTACAGCGTTATCCCGAGCTTTTAGAGCACTCACATGAGAAGGGATTTTCCGCTTATTTGGTGAAGCAGGATGGAAGTTATGTACTGAGTGAAGAGCCTGGTGGAGAAGATACGATAAAAGGGATATTTTTCCGTGAGCTGGATACTGATTTCAACAGCGGTCTATTCAAAATCGTTAGAAATGGCGAAGCCCAGTATTTGAGAATTCTACAAAGTGAATGGATAAAGCCGCATTCCTAGAAGTTCATATACAAAAAAATAAGTTTATATAGGGGGAGTGCTCGACTGTGTTGCATGCTGCAATTTTGATTCCATTTCTGCTGGCTGTTCTAATCCCGTTGACCAAGGGCATTTCGCGCTTTCATACAGGTTGGACAGTCTTGCCCCTACCCACAGCTCTTTTCCTGTATTTCCTGACAAGGATATCTGACATTCAGGCTGGAAATGATACGATGTCAACTATACCTTGGATGCCATCGCTTGGGATTAATATTACGTTGTATCTGGATGGACTCAGCCTGCTGTTTGCTCTGCTGATTACGGGAATGGGAGCGCTGGTGATCTTGTATTCCATTTATTATCTTAATAAGCGGACGGAAGCGATTCGCCATTTCTACATCTATTTGCTCATGTTTATGGGAGCAATGCTTGGTGTCGTTTTGTCCGACAATTTGATGGTTCTATATGGATTCTGGGAGTTAACCAGTATTACTTCATTCCTGTTGATTGCCTTTTGGCACCGACGGGAAAGATCCCGTTATGGAGCGCTGAAGTCGATGCTAATCACGCTCTTTGGCGGGCTGGCGATGTTCGCGGGGTTCAATCTGCTCTACGTAATGAGTGGAACGTACAGCATTCGGGAGATTATAGCCCAAGTCGGCTTATTGACCGAGTCCCCGTTGTTTATTCCGGCGATGCTGCTGATTCTACTGGGGGCATTCACTAAGTCCGCACAATTTCCTTTTCACATCTGGCTGCCCGATGCCATGGAGGCACCGACACCTGTCAGTGCTTATCTGCATTCAGCTACAATGGTTAAGGCGGGGTTATACCTTGTGGCGCGTCTTAGCCCCGTATTCGCTGGTCAGTCCGAATGGTTCTGGTTGGTCTCACTTTCCGGTCTGGTCACGCTTTTTTATGGATCGTTTAAAGCGATTAAACAAACAGATCTTAAAGCTCTGCTTGCCTATTCCACCATTAGTCAGCTCGGTCTGATTATGTGTTTGCTCGGGCTGGGATCGGCTTCTGCCTTTTTTTCTGGTACAGAGGAGTCGTTATTCTATACGACGGCTACTGCGGCGGCCATCTTTCATCTGATCAACCATGCCGTCTTTAAAGGCTCTCTATTTATGGTGGTTGGTATTGTCGACCACGAGGTGAACACTCGGGATCTGCGCAAGCTCGGCGGTTTAATGTCCTTAATGCCAGTCACCTTTTCTGTGGCGTTGATGGGGGCTTTCTCCATGGCAGGGTTACCACCATTCAGCGGTTTTCTGAGTAAAGAAATGTTCTTTACCGCTGTGTTGAATATTCGGGAGTTGGATGCTCTGAATACACAGTCGTGGATGATTCTAATTCCGGTGATTGCATGGATTGCCAGTGTATTCACTTTTGTTTATAGTATGATTCTGGTATTTAAAACTTTTACTGGTAATCTCCAGCCGGAGAAGCTCGATAAAATACCGCATGAAGCGCCGCTGGGTCTGTTGATTTCCCCAGTCCTGCTGGTTTCACTCGCTGTGGTATTCGGCTTATTTCCTGATCTCTTGTCTTATTCTCTGATTGAGCCGGCTATGGGCTCGATCTATAACGAGCTATTGTCGCCAGTGGAAACCTTTGATGTCTCCATACATTTCTGGCATGGTTGGACACCTGAGATATTCATGACACTGGGTGTTATCGCTGCCGGGACACTTCTCTATAGAAGATACAGCCGACTGCGGATTCTGGATCGGGAATGGAACGGTAGCAATTTTCTTAATCTCATGTATGATGGATCTCTTCAAGTGCTGGAACGTGGATCGAACCGCTTCACAAATCTCTATATGACGGGATCAAACAGACACTATTTGCTTTATATATTTGGCTTTTTCGTCATTGCCTTGGGAAGTGTGATGCTTGGGACGCAAGGGATATCGCTGGGTATGATCCACTATGCTCCGTTAACCTTTTATGAGGCTGTCATTGTTGTTGTAATGCTTCTAGCAGCGTTTGCCGTACCCTTTGCTAAGTCGCGGGTCAACGCGATTTTGTTCACCGGTGCAGTCGGGTACATGGTGACCCTGCTGTTTGTTATCTTCCGTGCACCGGATCTTGCGTTAACACAAATGATCGTGGAGACAGTATCCGTCATTCTGTTCCTTCTGTGCTTTAAGTATCTTCCAAAGTTAAAGAAGGAGAAGGAGCGTCCGAGCGTTAGATTGCCGAATTTGATTATCGCTGTGGGTGTAGGAATTACGATAACACTCATTGCGCTGGCAGCCATGGGCAGCAGTCCATTCGCTCCCATTTCGGAGTTTTTCCTTAAAGAAAGCTATTCCTTGGCCGGAGGGAAAAACGTAGTCAATGTCATTCTCGTTGACTTCCGGGGATTCGATACTTTGTTCGAAATTATGGTTCTCGCTATTGCATCCCTCGGCATTTATGCCTTGATTAACTTGAAAATGGAGCCCGGCATTTCACCCGCCAACAAAAATAAGAAGGGAGGAAGAATTGCCTTTCCGTCCCAGAGTAATGATGTGATCCTGCGAACCCTGTCCAAGGTTATCATAATTGTGATTCTCACCTTCTCAATGTATTTGTTCTTTGCCGGACACAATAATCCGGGAGGTGGCTTCATCGGAGCGCTGATGACTTCAGCTGCGCTTATTTTGATGGCGATCTCCTTCGGAATGGACACGGTTCGTAAAGTCCTTCCGGTGAATTACCGCATGATCACGGCGGTGGGGCTGCTCATTGCAATTCTGACTGCGGCTGGCTCGTTTGTTTTCGGAGCCCCTTTTCTCAGCCATGCCTTTGGCCACTTTGATCTGCCTATTATGGGGGATACCGAGCTGGCTACAGCAGTCCTCTTTGATCTGGGGGTATACCTGGCTGTAGTAGGTGTGACCATGAGTATTATTTTTACCATAGGGGGGGATGAGTGAAATGGAACTGATTATGGCTGTAGCAGTCGGTATTTTATTTACAATTGGAGTGTACCTGATTCTATCTAAGGGTCTTTTGCGTATTGTTTTGGGTACTTCCTTGTTAACACATGGCGTCCATCTGCTGCTACTGACGATGGCCGGACTAAAGACAGGAGCTGCTCCAGTATTAGGAGGTAAAACGGAAACTTATGTGGACCCTTTACCGCAGGCGTTAATTCTGACCTCTATCGTTATCAGTTTTGGAGTCACTGCCTTTTTCTTCGTGCTTGCTTACCGCTCATACCAGACGTTGGGCACCGATGAAATCGACAGTGTCAAGGGGGAAGAACAATGAGCAATCTCTTGGCACTACCGATTTTAATTCCCTTATGTACCGCCGTTATATTGATTTTTCTGAAGGAGAAGATTCTGCTTCAGCGGTTCATTAGTACAGTTAGCGCCATTTTGAATATTATGATTGCTCTTGTGCTGATTTACCGCGTTCATAGCGAGGGTATACAAACTTTGCAAATGGGAGGATGGGTGCCGCCGTATGGCATTGTGTTCGTGGGGGACATGTTTGCGGCTCTACTTGTGCTGACCGCTTCAGTGGTAAGCTTGGGTATTCTTCTCTACTCCTTCCGCAATATTGGGGCAGAACGGGAACGTTTTTATTACTATACCTTTTTTCACTTCCTGCTTGTAGGTGTCTATGGATCATTTCTTACAGGAGATATGTTCAATTTGTTCGTTTTCTTTGAGGTTATGTTGATTTCCTCCTATGCCTTGATTTCTCTGGGGGGAACGAAGCTCCAACTTCGGGAAACGTCCAAATATTTGCTCATTAACATTGTGTCTTCCACACTTTTTGTGGCGGCAGTTGCTTATCTATATGCGGCTGTAGGCACCCTGAATATGGCTCATTTGTCTCAGCGGGTTGCTGAAGCGGGGCAGGGCGGCGTACTCAATGTGATCGCTGTTCTATTCCTGATTGTGTTCGCATTGAAAGCGGGTTTATTCCTCTTTTTCTGGCTGCCGGGTTCTTACAGTGCGCCGCCGTCTGCTATAAGGGCCTTGTTCGGTGCGTTACTGACAAAAGTGGGACTGTATGCAATCATTCGGACCTTTACTCTTATTTTTGTGAATGATCCCGGACTCACGCATACGTGGATCGCCTGGCTGGCGGCGGCTACGATGATTCTGGGAGGACTGGGAGCGGTAGCTTATAACGATATTCCTCGTATCTTTAATTACAACGTCATTATCAGTGTAGGTTTTGTGGCCTTCGGTCTGGCTGCAGCGACACCAGATGCATTGAATGGGGCGGTTTTCTATTTGCTGCACGATATGTTGGCGAAAGGATTAATGTTTATTCTTGGGGGCATCATTATCACTGCAGCGGGAACGGACCAATTAAAAGATATGGGGGGCCTCATCAAACGCTATCCCTTAATCGGCTGGATGTTCTTTATACTGGCCCTTGCACTTGTAGGTATTCCACCGCTTAGCGGGTTTGCCGGTAAAGTGTTGATCACTCGGGGCGGACTGGATGCCGGAATGTTGACATTATCCTTGATTGGGCTAGGCTCGAGCTTCCTTGTGCTGTATTCGCTGATCAAAGTATTCAAGCTTGCATTTTGGGGGAATGAACCCGAAGGCGACCTGCCGAAGATAAGGCTAAAAAGTGTGAATGCTGTGGCGGCCGGTTTGCTCGTCCTGGTTATATTGATGGGCATCGGGGCGGATTGGGTCTATTCCTATGTTGCACAAGCCGGTGATGTGCTGGCTCATCCCGCGCTATACATCGAAGCTGTAATAAAGGAGTAGATGAAGATGGTCTTTCAAATATTATTAAATCTGATGATTGCGTTGCTGTGGATGCTACTTAACAACGACTGGTCAGGGTCGCGGTTCACCATGGGCATTCTGCTAGGGATAGCCATATTGCTTGTTTTGCGTAAATTCCGTCCAGAACCTTTCTACCTGAAGCGCATATGGGCCATCCTGAAGCTGCTACTTCTATTTATGCGGGAGCTGATCGTTTCCAGCTTTGCGGTTATCCATCATATTCTCCGCCCGAAGCTGACCATCCGCCCAGGCATTTTTGTCTATGAGACCGCCCTAAAGTCAGATTGGGAGATCACTATTTTATCGTGCCTCATTTGTCTAACACCAGGAACGCTCACTCTGGAAGTATCCGAAGAAGGTCAAATGCTGTATATTCATGCCATGGACATACAGGACGCGACACTGCTTTCTGAGCAAATTAGAGGGACATTTGAAAAAGCGATCATGGAGGTGACACAGTGATAGTTTCGGCACTTTTGGCTGCATCACAGGCTATTCTCTCCTTAGCCATATTAGGTTGCTTGTACCGTTTGATTAAAGGACCGACCCGTCCAGATAGGGTAGCCGCACTGGACACGATAGGTATAAATCTGCTAGCTATGATTGCTGTGATCTGCATGCAGCTGAGGACACAGGATTTTATTGAGATTGTTCTTGTTATAGGAATCCTGACGTTTATAGGAACAACGGCGTTGGCGAGATATATAGAAAGAGACGCCGTCATAGATACTGGGGGGGATGAACTTGATCGGTGAGTTGCTTATTGCGATCCTTGTTTTATTCGGCGCTCTGTTCTGTGGATTGAGCGCGTTTGGATTGATTCGGCTGCCAGATGTTTATTTACGTTCTCACGCCGCAACCAAAAGTGCAACGCTTGGCGTGCTTTGCGTATTAACAGGAGCCTTCCTTTATTTTTTGTTTTATGTAGACGTGGTCAGCATCAAATTACTGCTTGCCATTGTGTTTGTCTTTATCACTTCTCCCGTAGCCGGACATCTAAATGGAAGGGCTGCCTACCGTTCGGGAGTCCCTTTATGGGGGAACAGTGTTCAGGATGATCTGGCACCGATATTGGAACAAAATACATCTTCAAAACAACCAAAATGAAAGCAACCCATAGTGCGGGATTTGCGTCATATCCGTCTGGATTGATAATAAATGTGGAGGGATCATGTGCACAATACTATTTCAGTCCAGCCGTATTACAAAGCGGAAAGGATCGTAACTCCGTTAAAACAGGAAACAGTCATTCATCGCCGAGTTTTACACTTGTATACAACTAAAATTGTATCAGCGTACCGGGAGTTTTCTCTCAATGAGGTATATGATATATCGTTTAAAAGTATCGGGCAGGGTCATGGTGTTCTTTAATTGCATACGAAACAAGGCGTATTTCCTTATACTGTAGAATCAGATCCTAAAGACTTTATAAGCGAATTCAAAAAAAATGTAGAAAAGTAAGATTGTTCGATTCAAGAAATTTGAAAAGACCGCATCTATTTTGCGGTCTTTTTTAATGCCTGAAGTTACATAAAGCTTTTAGCATCTGTAACATAACTGTGTAGAATCATGCCGAAGATGACGATGAACATACAGATCCATGATAAAGGAGATGGAATTAGAATAGACAGAAAGATTAATTCTCCCATTAATGCAAAAAGCACTTCCAGAGATTGTGTCGCTTCTACCGTCACCAGCTTTTGCATATTTCCACGAACCTGATTTGTAGCTTTAAAAAATAAAACCGTAGCGACCACCCCTGAAAACACAGCTACCAAAGCAGACTGAATCGTCTGATCCTTACTTGGCATTCCCGCGCTGAAAACTCCATATAACGAAAGCAATAACCAGAAGGGCAAACTGGCTAAAGTCATCCCGAGCACACGCTGATAGGCATCTAACCGCCCCGCACAGACTTCCATCATTTTGCGATTACCTAATGGATATATTATTCATTTCAAGAGTTTCTTCACAGTTGACAAGGCAAAAGGGATGCTGTATATTACTGAAAGTTAATGTTAATAGTAATTATTACGATTTAAAAGAATGAAAAGTTAATATTCAAGGGAGCGTACCAGCGATGAATAAGAAACCAATACCGGTAACCGTGTTGAGCGGATATTTGGGTGCAGGAAAAACAACGATTTTGAATCATGTATTAAACAATCGGGACGGAATGAAAGTGGCAGTCATCGTCAATGACATGAGTGAAGTGAATATAGATGCTGAGCTGGTTAAAAAAGAGGGCGGCTTGTCCAGAACAGAAGAAAAACTGGTCCAGTTGTCTAATGGTTGTATTTGCTGCACATTGCGTGAAGATTTATTACTGGAGGTCAAGAAGCTGACGGAACAAGGCGAGTTTGATTATATTTTAATCGAATCTACAGGCATCAGTGAGCCCGTGCCAATCGCTCAAACCTTTACGTACGCCGATGAAGAAACTGGCATTGATTTGGCTTCGCTGGCAAAACTGGATTGCATGGTGACCGTAGTTGATGCGAACCGTTTCTGGCATGATTTTGAATCAGGAGAAACGCTACTGGATCGTAGGCAGGCTACTGGTGAAGACGACATGCGTGATATCTCGGACTTGCTGATTGACCAGATTGAAACCTGTGATGTATTGATTCTGAATAAGTGCGATCTGGTTCAGCCTGTGGAGCTAGACAAGCTGGAGGGTGTGCTGCGGAGATTACAGCCTGAAGCCCGAATCATTCGAACTTCTAAGGGAAAGGTCGCTCCTTCGGACATTTTGAATACAGGGCTGTTCAATTTTGACAAGGCTAGTCAATCCGCTGGATGGATTCGGGAGCTAGAGCTTGAAAGCCATGCACCGGAAACAGACGAATATGGGATCAATTCCTTTGTATATCGCCGTAGAAGGCCATTTCATCCTGCGAGATTGGCTGAATTTATGAGCTACTGGCCGCAGGAGGTCGTTCGCGCCAAAGGTTTGGCCTGGATTGCAACCCTGCAGGATTGGGCAGCGAGTATTAGCCAGGCAGGACCATCTATTCAATTTGGCCCTGCGGGAAGCTGGCTTGCTGCGTTATCTGAAGAAGAACGGCAGGAGATCGTGGCAGCCGATCCTGAGGCTCTGGACCATTGGGATGAACAATGGGGCGACCGCATGAACGAAATCGTCATGATAGGTATCGGAATGAATCGACCGGACTTGGAAGAAGAGCTAGATGAATGCCTACTGAACGATAACGAAATGGATATGGACTGGTCCAGTTTTGAGAATCCGCTTCCTTGGCCGACATGATGAAGCTAGTTGATCCATTCAGTAATAAAGTCCATACATTTTTTAGCGGCTGGAGAAACATTTTTTAAGGAAGCGGTAGCGATACCGATAGTACGGGAATGCCTTTCGTCCAAAGGTCGAATAGAGATGTCGTAAGGAATGTGAGACAGGATCATTTCAGGAAGAATGCTCACGCCTAGGCCATTCTGCACCATAGCCATAATCGCATGGTCATCTTCTAATTCATATTTGATTTTAGGTGACATATTATGCTGTGAAAAAATATTTCTTACATCCGTGTCACAGCCTGCAACAGGCATAATGAAAGGCTCATCTCTGAGCTGTTCTACTCGAATTGAGGCTTGCTTTCCAAGAATATGATCGGAAGGAAGTAGACAAAGCATGCTTTCTTCTTTTAATGGCAATGCCTCTAATGCGTCTAACGTGGGTAGGTTCACAAAGCCGAAATCAGCTTCCCCACTGACTATCCAGCTCTCAATTTCATGGTAGTTCCCATCGAGCAGTTTTATCTCAATAAGAGGAAACTGCTCATTGAATTTTTTTAGAATACGGGGCAGCCAATGAATAGAGACGCTTGAAAATGTGCCGATCTTTACGGTTCCGATTTCCAATCCTTTAATTAAAGCTACCTCTTGGTAGAGCTTTTCGTCCATTTGTACAATCTCTCTAAATCGCTTCATTAATCTTTCCCCGTTATTGGTCAATCGGATGCCTGAACGACCTCGGATCAGAAGAGTCAGCCCTAGTTCATGTTCCAATCCAGAGATCGCATGGCTGATTGCTGATTGTGTAAGATTTAAAACTTCCCCGGCCTTTGTGAAACCTCCCATTTCAACTACGCAAAGAAAAATCTTATATTTAAACAAATTCGTGTTCACTCCTATTTTTTATGAAATATATTCATGTATCATATCAGATATATTCATTTTTTTATTTAATATTTATGATTATAATCAAATTAAAGAAAGATTATTTAATTTTGTTTTAGGAGGCTCATATGAATTCAATTGCTAAAACTCCTCGTCCGCCCTATTATGCGGCTATCTTTACTTCTGAACGTACGCAAGGAGATGGCGGATACGGAGTGATGGGAGACAAAATGGTGGAACTGGCTGCCCAACAGCCAGGTTTTCTAGGTGTGGAAAGTGTTCGTGACCACAATGGAGT
This window contains:
- a CDS encoding GTP-binding protein — its product is MNKKPIPVTVLSGYLGAGKTTILNHVLNNRDGMKVAVIVNDMSEVNIDAELVKKEGGLSRTEEKLVQLSNGCICCTLREDLLLEVKKLTEQGEFDYILIESTGISEPVPIAQTFTYADEETGIDLASLAKLDCMVTVVDANRFWHDFESGETLLDRRQATGEDDMRDISDLLIDQIETCDVLILNKCDLVQPVELDKLEGVLRRLQPEARIIRTSKGKVAPSDILNTGLFNFDKASQSAGWIRELELESHAPETDEYGINSFVYRRRRPFHPARLAEFMSYWPQEVVRAKGLAWIATLQDWAASISQAGPSIQFGPAGSWLAALSEEERQEIVAADPEALDHWDEQWGDRMNEIVMIGIGMNRPDLEEELDECLLNDNEMDMDWSSFENPLPWPT
- a CDS encoding LysR family transcriptional regulator produces the protein MFKYKIFLCVVEMGGFTKAGEVLNLTQSAISHAISGLEHELGLTLLIRGRSGIRLTNNGERLMKRFREIVQMDEKLYQEVALIKGLEIGTVKIGTFSSVSIHWLPRILKKFNEQFPLIEIKLLDGNYHEIESWIVSGEADFGFVNLPTLDALEALPLKEESMLCLLPSDHILGKQASIRVEQLRDEPFIMPVAGCDTDVRNIFSQHNMSPKIKYELEDDHAIMAMVQNGLGVSILPEMILSHIPYDISIRPLDERHSRTIGIATASLKNVSPAAKKCMDFITEWIN
- a CDS encoding antibiotic biosynthesis monooxygenase family protein; the encoded protein is MNSIAKTPRPPYYAAIFTSERTQGDGGYGVMGDKMVELAAQQPGFLGVESVRDHNGVGITVSYWESLDAIKNWKHNELHKVAQEKGKSEWYKNFGLRVSKVERDYFFTV